A single region of the Hyphomicrobiales bacterium genome encodes:
- a CDS encoding Branched-chain amino acid transport system permease protein, translating into MNAPSAAQTTGSSPPSAAGPASGGSEFLPAVKNAALAALVMFGLSIPIIAFRTENSMANELMLLPRWRVVGVLCLIVFAVRLALNLGGIHIARRRSAKRREILVTRVEAPVTLGQKIFFYAAPVLLGVAIGYPLIAYLATGGLNESRYWVDLGILVLTYVMLGWGLNIVVGLAGLLDLGYVAFYAVGAYSYALLATTFGLSFWICLPVAGILAAFWGILLGFPVLRLRGDYLAIVTLAFGEIIRLVLINWVDLTNGGAGIASIPRVSFFGIPFTADDTGFAATFGLEFSTMHRMVFLYYLILVLALVTNIVTMRLRRLPVGRAWEALREDEIACRSLGINTTNTKLTAFAIGAMFGGFAGAFFAVRQGFISPESFNFLESAIILSIVVLGGMGSQIGVAIAATAMVAGPEMLRNLGFLRAIFGDGFDPNEYRLLLFGAAMVAMMVWRPRGLVSHRDPSIVLGERKAISGALVKEGHG; encoded by the coding sequence ATGAACGCCCCCTCCGCTGCGCAGACGACGGGGTCTTCCCCGCCGTCTGCGGCCGGGCCAGCCTCCGGCGGCAGCGAATTCCTCCCCGCGGTCAAGAATGCTGCTCTTGCCGCCCTCGTGATGTTTGGCCTGTCGATCCCGATTATCGCCTTCCGCACCGAAAACAGCATGGCCAACGAGCTTATGCTGCTTCCGCGCTGGCGTGTGGTTGGCGTTCTCTGCCTCATCGTCTTTGCGGTGAGGCTGGCGCTCAATCTCGGCGGCATCCACATCGCTCGCAGACGCTCGGCGAAGCGTCGGGAAATCCTGGTCACCCGCGTCGAAGCCCCGGTGACGCTCGGCCAGAAGATCTTCTTCTACGCGGCCCCGGTGCTGCTCGGCGTCGCCATCGGTTATCCCCTGATTGCCTATCTCGCGACGGGCGGGCTCAACGAATCCCGCTACTGGGTCGACCTCGGCATCCTGGTTCTGACCTATGTGATGCTGGGCTGGGGCCTCAATATCGTGGTGGGGCTCGCAGGGCTTCTCGATCTCGGCTATGTCGCGTTCTACGCGGTCGGCGCCTATTCCTACGCGCTTCTGGCGACCACCTTCGGCCTGTCGTTCTGGATCTGCCTCCCGGTCGCCGGCATCCTCGCCGCCTTCTGGGGCATCCTGCTCGGCTTCCCGGTGCTGCGTCTCAGGGGCGACTATCTCGCCATCGTGACGCTGGCTTTCGGCGAGATCATACGCCTCGTGCTGATCAACTGGGTGGATCTGACGAATGGCGGCGCCGGCATCGCCTCGATCCCGCGCGTCTCTTTCTTCGGCATTCCCTTCACGGCCGATGACACCGGCTTCGCGGCCACCTTCGGGCTTGAGTTCAGCACCATGCATCGCATGGTCTTTCTCTACTATCTCATCCTCGTGCTCGCGCTGGTCACCAATATCGTCACCATGCGCCTGCGGCGCCTTCCGGTGGGGCGCGCCTGGGAGGCGTTGCGGGAAGACGAGATCGCCTGCCGCTCACTGGGCATCAACACGACCAATACCAAGCTCACCGCCTTTGCCATCGGCGCCATGTTCGGGGGATTCGCCGGAGCATTCTTCGCGGTGCGCCAGGGGTTCATTTCACCGGAGAGTTTCAACTTCCTGGAATCGGCGATCATCCTGTCGATCGTGGTGCTCGGCGGCATGGGCAGCCAGATCGGCGTCGCCATCGCCGCGACAGCCATGGTCGCCGGGCCGGAAATGCTGCGGAACCTCGGCTTCCTGCGCGCCATATTCGGCGACGGCTTTGATCCCAATGAATACCGCCTGCTTCTGTTTGGCGCAGCCATGGTGGCGATGATGGTATGGAGACCGCGCGGACTCGTTTCCCATCGCGATCCCTCGATTGTCCTCGGAGAGCGCAAGGCCATTTCCGGCGCGTTGGTGAAGGAGGGCCACGGATGA
- the livG gene encoding branched chain amino acid/phenylalanine ABC transporter ATP binding subunit LivG yields the protein MMAPSIPAPTDADTILAVDHLTMRFGGLIAINDLSFKVGRGEITALIGPNGAGKTTVFNCITGFYKPTEGMITLTHTDGSQYLLERLPGHNVSWKAKVARTFQNIRLFSGMTILENLLVAQHNSLMIASGFTVGGLIGLPNFRSAENQAVDKAKYWLEKVGLTERADDPAGDLPYGAQRRLEIARAMCTEPVLLCLDEPAAGLNPRESLELNELLLSIRSTDNTSLLLIEHDMSVVMQISDHVVVLDYGTKIADDLPEAVRNDPKVIAAYLGVEDDDVEKIEMQVGQ from the coding sequence ATGATGGCGCCTTCCATACCCGCGCCCACCGACGCCGACACCATCCTGGCCGTCGATCATTTGACCATGCGGTTTGGTGGCCTGATCGCGATCAACGACCTCTCCTTCAAGGTGGGGCGCGGCGAGATCACCGCCCTGATCGGGCCGAATGGCGCTGGCAAGACCACAGTCTTCAACTGCATTACCGGCTTCTACAAGCCGACCGAGGGGATGATCACTCTCACGCATACGGACGGCTCGCAGTATCTCCTGGAACGTCTCCCGGGTCATAACGTCTCCTGGAAGGCCAAGGTCGCCCGCACGTTCCAGAATATTCGCCTGTTCTCGGGCATGACGATCCTGGAGAACCTGCTCGTCGCCCAACACAATTCGCTGATGATCGCCTCAGGCTTCACCGTCGGCGGGCTCATAGGCCTGCCCAATTTCCGAAGCGCTGAAAACCAGGCTGTCGACAAGGCGAAATACTGGCTTGAAAAAGTCGGGCTCACAGAGCGCGCCGATGATCCCGCCGGCGACCTGCCCTATGGCGCCCAGCGCCGGCTCGAAATCGCCCGCGCCATGTGCACCGAGCCCGTGCTGTTGTGTCTTGATGAGCCCGCCGCGGGGCTCAATCCGCGTGAAAGCCTGGAATTGAACGAGCTTCTCCTGTCCATCCGCAGCACGGACAACACCTCTTTGCTCCTGATTGAACATGATATGTCTGTCGTCATGCAGATTTCCGACCACGTCGTTGTGCTCGATTACGGCACCAAAATCGCCGACGACCTGCCCGAGGCCGTGCGCAACGACCCGAAGGTCATCGCCGCCTATCTCGGCGTCGAGGATGACGACGTGGAAAAAATCGAGATGCAGGTGGGGCAATGA
- the livF gene encoding branched chain amino acid/phenylalanine ABC transporter ATP binding subunit LivF yields MSEAGTTAQVALQPPPAAKALLTIRGVKTFYGNIIALKGVDIDVNEGEIVTLIGANGAGKSTLMMTIFGNPRAREGTITYAGRDITRMATHEIAKLNIAQSPEGRRIFPRMTVFENLQMGASINAFAHFEQDLDRVCGIFPRLKERMHQRGGTLSGGEQQMLAIARALMSRPKLLLLDEPSLGLAPLVVRQIFDVIRELNHEGMTIFLVEQNAYHALKLAHRAYVMVTGSITMSGSGKDLLADPQVRAAYLEGGRH; encoded by the coding sequence ATGAGCGAAGCAGGCACCACGGCTCAGGTCGCCTTGCAGCCCCCCCCGGCCGCCAAGGCGCTCCTCACCATTCGCGGCGTCAAGACATTCTACGGCAACATCATTGCGCTCAAGGGCGTTGATATTGATGTCAACGAAGGCGAGATCGTCACCCTTATCGGCGCCAATGGCGCGGGCAAATCGACCCTGATGATGACGATCTTCGGTAATCCGCGGGCGCGAGAAGGCACGATTACCTATGCCGGCCGCGATATTACACGCATGGCAACCCATGAAATCGCCAAGCTGAACATCGCGCAGTCCCCCGAAGGCCGGCGGATCTTCCCGCGTATGACGGTTTTCGAAAACCTGCAGATGGGTGCCTCGATCAATGCCTTCGCGCATTTCGAACAGGACCTCGACCGTGTTTGCGGAATTTTCCCGCGGCTGAAGGAGCGGATGCACCAGCGCGGCGGCACCCTCTCAGGCGGCGAGCAGCAGATGCTGGCGATCGCCCGGGCGCTGATGAGCCGGCCGAAACTTCTGCTGCTCGATGAGCCCTCGCTGGGGCTGGCTCCTCTTGTCGTACGGCAGATTTTCGACGTCATCCGTGAGTTGAACCACGAAGGCATGACGATCTTCCTCGTCGAGCAGAACGCCTATCACGCTCTCAAGCTCGCGCACCGCGCCTATGTCATGGTGACGGGGTCCATCACCATGTCAGGCAGCGGGAAGGATCTTCTTGCGGATCCACAGGTGCGGGCCGCCTATCTCGAAGGCGGGAGGCACTGA
- a CDS encoding conserved membrane hypothetical protein (Evidence 4 : Unknown function but conserved in other organisms), whose product MQGILYEEPSFGLFVLVTCIMGGWAAWMTGRAVAKTWGSVAQCVVYLMILGLAVRFIHFALFQGTLLSIHYYIVDTIVVGLIGLAGYRYTRARQMTTQYRWLYERTGAFSWKKRAQNGVDHSSA is encoded by the coding sequence ATGCAAGGCATCCTCTATGAAGAACCATCATTTGGGCTCTTCGTGCTCGTGACTTGCATCATGGGTGGCTGGGCTGCCTGGATGACAGGCCGCGCCGTCGCCAAGACTTGGGGAAGCGTCGCACAATGCGTGGTCTATCTGATGATCCTCGGCTTGGCCGTAAGGTTCATCCACTTCGCATTATTTCAAGGGACGCTTCTATCCATTCATTATTACATCGTTGACACGATCGTCGTCGGCCTTATCGGATTAGCTGGCTATCGATATACACGCGCCCGGCAGATGACGACGCAATATCGCTGGCTCTACGAGCGGACCGGCGCGTTCAGCTGGAAGAAGCGCGCCCAGAACGGCGTTGATCATAGCAGCGCTTAA
- the livJ gene encoding branched chain amino acid/phenylalanine ABC transporter periplasmic binding protein yields MNKNFLLASVALGFGLAFSGMALADVKMGVAGPITGANAAFGAQLKNGAEQAVADINKAGGILGEKIVLSVGDDVSDPKQGVSVANKFAGEGVKFVIGHFNSGVSIPASEVYNEAGMLAISPASTNPTLTERKLWNVFRTCGRDDQQGAVAGNYLADKFKGKNVAVVHDKTPYGKGLADETQKAMVAKGVKSVLYEGINTGEKDYSALVSKLKAANVDVVYYGGLHTEAGLIIRQMRDQGLKAPLMSGDGIVSSEFVSIAGPGAEGTLMTFAPDPRKNPAAKSVVEAFKAKNYDPEAYTLYSYAGVEIIKQAAEEAKSLDPKKVAEVIHSGKVFKTVLGDLSFDKKGDITRPDYVMYVWKKDADGKINYAGNELTN; encoded by the coding sequence ATGAATAAGAATTTTCTATTGGCAAGCGTGGCGCTGGGTTTTGGCTTGGCTTTCAGCGGCATGGCGCTGGCCGATGTGAAAATGGGTGTGGCAGGCCCCATCACCGGCGCGAATGCTGCTTTCGGTGCCCAGCTCAAGAATGGCGCCGAGCAGGCCGTGGCCGACATCAATAAGGCCGGAGGTATTCTTGGCGAGAAGATCGTGCTTTCGGTCGGCGATGACGTGTCCGACCCCAAGCAAGGCGTATCCGTTGCCAATAAATTTGCTGGCGAGGGCGTGAAATTCGTTATCGGCCACTTCAATTCCGGTGTGTCGATTCCAGCGTCCGAGGTCTACAACGAGGCTGGAATGCTGGCGATTTCGCCCGCCTCCACGAACCCCACTCTCACCGAGCGCAAGTTGTGGAACGTATTCCGCACCTGCGGCCGCGATGATCAGCAGGGCGCGGTAGCCGGGAACTACCTGGCCGACAAGTTCAAGGGCAAGAATGTCGCCGTCGTTCATGACAAGACGCCTTATGGCAAGGGTCTTGCCGATGAGACGCAGAAGGCGATGGTAGCCAAGGGCGTCAAATCGGTTCTCTATGAAGGCATCAATACGGGCGAGAAGGATTATTCCGCGCTCGTGTCGAAGCTGAAAGCCGCCAATGTGGACGTCGTCTACTATGGCGGCCTGCATACGGAAGCCGGGCTGATCATCCGCCAGATGCGCGACCAGGGCCTCAAGGCTCCGCTGATGTCCGGTGACGGCATCGTCTCCAGCGAATTCGTCTCGATCGCCGGCCCTGGCGCCGAAGGCACCTTGATGACCTTCGCGCCGGATCCGCGCAAGAACCCCGCCGCCAAATCGGTCGTCGAGGCCTTCAAGGCGAAGAACTACGATCCCGAGGCCTATACGCTCTATTCCTACGCGGGCGTCGAGATCATCAAACAGGCGGCCGAGGAAGCAAAATCCCTCGACCCCAAGAAGGTTGCTGAAGTCATCCACTCCGGCAAGGTCTTCAAGACGGTGCTCGGTGATCTCTCCTTCGACAAGAAGGGTGACATCACTCGTCCTGACTACGTCATGTATGTCTGGAAGAAGGACGCCGACGGCAAGATCAATTACGCCGGCAATGAGCTGACCAACTGA
- a CDS encoding conserved hypothetical protein (Evidence 4 : Unknown function but conserved in other organisms), whose translation MNNAAAITTIARALENKPDIRALFLGGSYGVGLEDAYSDLDFIAVAADGPTDACASLWHEAVSQTGEIVLWWDRQVKPMLINAVTAEWLRIDVQIVALAQTTQLSQNSLKVLFDHDRIYDDLAPSLEASGPNRRRLQWQFEEFIRILGLLPLAMGRHEYINAVTGAFHLRNLLIDLLIEETSAPNRGGALHLNRLITREQRDLLESLPALTPSPEAIMPAYLAYATAYLPRARRLAQRLGMEWPERFEEAMWARLKRELAIEPPCVAN comes from the coding sequence ATGAACAATGCTGCAGCGATCACGACAATAGCGCGGGCGCTTGAGAACAAGCCGGATATCCGGGCGCTGTTTCTTGGCGGAAGTTATGGCGTGGGCCTTGAGGATGCCTATAGCGATCTCGACTTCATCGCCGTGGCCGCCGATGGCCCGACGGATGCATGCGCCAGCCTTTGGCATGAAGCCGTCAGCCAGACGGGGGAGATCGTTCTCTGGTGGGATCGGCAGGTCAAGCCGATGCTGATCAACGCCGTCACGGCCGAATGGCTGCGTATCGACGTGCAGATCGTTGCGCTCGCACAGACGACACAGCTTTCCCAGAACAGTTTGAAGGTGCTCTTCGATCATGATCGCATCTACGACGATTTGGCCCCTTCATTGGAAGCGAGCGGGCCGAACCGGCGACGCCTGCAATGGCAGTTCGAGGAATTCATCCGAATTCTTGGCTTGTTGCCTCTCGCCATGGGACGGCATGAATATATCAATGCGGTGACAGGCGCTTTTCACCTTCGCAATCTGCTCATCGATCTCCTTATCGAGGAGACTTCGGCTCCCAACAGGGGCGGCGCACTGCATTTGAACAGGTTGATCACCCGCGAACAAAGGGATCTTCTCGAGTCCCTGCCCGCGCTTACACCAAGCCCTGAAGCGATTATGCCGGCTTATCTCGCCTATGCGACAGCCTATCTGCCCCGAGCCCGCAGACTGGCGCAAAGACTCGGGATGGAATGGCCAGAGCGTTTCGAAGAGGCAATGTGGGCGCGTCTCAAGAGAGAACTGGCAATCGAGCCGCCATGCGTCGCCAATTGA
- a CDS encoding Cytochrome c-type biogenesis protein CcdA (DsbD analog), with amino-acid sequence MWRYVPFRRHKATARTAGMTHVSFSAAALAGLLSFLSPCVLPLVPPYLTYLAGTTIDELGTRATPKVNRRVIATALLFVLGFSTVFVLLGATASALGQVFRQYVHILGTLAGVAIIIMGLHFLGVFRLAFLYREARVTVRKPAGLGGAYVMGLAFALGWTPCIGPILAAILAVAGSEDSAGQGALLLAIYSAGLGIPFLIAAFAMPPFIAFLKRMRTRLALIEKAMGALLVLTGIAFLTGSITNMSFWLLETFPALGQLG; translated from the coding sequence ATGTGGCGCTATGTGCCCTTCCGTCGCCACAAGGCGACCGCTAGAACAGCCGGCATGACGCACGTGTCCTTTTCCGCTGCCGCGCTGGCCGGGCTGTTGAGCTTTCTCAGCCCCTGTGTCTTGCCGCTTGTTCCGCCGTATCTCACTTATCTCGCCGGCACGACGATCGATGAGCTCGGCACGCGCGCCACACCCAAGGTCAATCGGCGCGTGATCGCGACGGCGCTGCTGTTCGTGCTCGGCTTCTCCACCGTCTTCGTGCTGCTTGGCGCCACCGCCTCGGCTCTCGGCCAGGTCTTCCGCCAATATGTGCATATCCTCGGCACGCTCGCGGGCGTGGCGATCATCATCATGGGCCTGCATTTCCTGGGCGTCTTCCGCCTGGCCTTCCTCTATCGGGAGGCGCGGGTCACCGTGCGGAAGCCCGCGGGCCTCGGTGGCGCCTATGTGATGGGCCTTGCTTTCGCGCTTGGCTGGACGCCCTGCATCGGTCCGATCCTCGCGGCCATCCTGGCCGTGGCTGGCTCGGAAGACTCCGCCGGGCAGGGCGCGCTGCTCCTCGCGATCTATTCCGCGGGGCTCGGCATCCCTTTTCTCATCGCCGCTTTCGCGATGCCGCCGTTCATCGCCTTCCTGAAGCGCATGCGCACGCGCCTTGCGCTCATTGAAAAGGCGATGGGCGCCCTCCTTGTGCTCACCGGCATTGCCTTCCTGACGGGGAGCATCACCAACATGTCCTTCTGGCTGCTGGAGACATTTCCGGCGCTCGGGCAACTCGGCTGA
- a CDS encoding D-aminopeptidase, whose product MGEGRNLITDVTGIRVGNAHDERLASGVTVALFDEPTTASWVAVGGGPASRDTGCLEPDTVAEGVDAIVLSGGSGFGLDAAGGVQAWLREHERGFLVGSVRVPLVPQAICFDLLNGGDKDWGRYPPYRELGYAACETVSEDFALGTVGGGYGATTVNLKGGLGSASAVTANGFTVGAMVVVNAIGSAVIDSGPHFWAGAYEVEAEFGGLGLPAHVRPEMRPMHWKGGPQPATTIAIVATDAVLDKAMAKRLAMAAQTGLAKGLRLSHALFDGDTVFAAATGRKPLVDRYNDIIEIGATAADCLARAIARGVYEATALPFPESPPAWRDKFGRSD is encoded by the coding sequence ATGGGCGAAGGCCGCAACCTCATCACCGACGTCACAGGTATCCGCGTCGGCAATGCCCATGACGAGAGGCTTGCCTCAGGCGTCACGGTCGCGCTGTTCGACGAGCCGACCACGGCGTCCTGGGTCGCGGTCGGCGGCGGTCCGGCGAGCCGCGACACCGGCTGTCTTGAACCCGACACGGTCGCCGAAGGGGTCGACGCCATTGTGCTGTCCGGTGGATCCGGCTTCGGCCTCGATGCGGCCGGCGGCGTCCAGGCCTGGCTGCGCGAGCACGAGCGCGGCTTCCTTGTCGGCTCCGTGCGCGTGCCGCTCGTGCCGCAGGCCATCTGTTTCGACCTGCTCAACGGTGGCGACAAGGATTGGGGCCGCTACCCGCCCTATCGCGAGCTCGGCTATGCCGCCTGCGAGACCGTGTCCGAAGACTTCGCGCTGGGGACCGTTGGTGGCGGCTACGGCGCCACCACCGTCAACCTGAAGGGCGGCCTCGGTTCGGCCAGCGCCGTGACGGCCAACGGCTTCACCGTGGGCGCCATGGTCGTCGTCAACGCCATCGGCTCGGCGGTCATCGACAGCGGCCCGCATTTCTGGGCCGGGGCCTATGAGGTGGAGGCAGAGTTCGGCGGCCTCGGCCTGCCGGCCCATGTGCGCCCGGAGATGCGGCCCATGCACTGGAAGGGCGGGCCGCAACCGGCCACCACCATCGCCATAGTGGCGACCGATGCCGTGCTCGACAAGGCCATGGCCAAGCGCCTCGCTATGGCGGCCCAGACCGGCCTCGCCAAGGGACTGCGGCTGTCGCACGCGCTCTTCGATGGCGACACGGTCTTCGCCGCGGCCACCGGCCGCAAGCCCCTGGTGGACCGCTACAACGACATCATCGAGATCGGCGCCACGGCCGCCGACTGCCTGGCGCGCGCTATCGCCCGTGGCGTCTATGAGGCAACCGCGCTGCCCTTCCCGGAATCCCCCCCGGCCTGGCGGGACAAGTTCGGGCGGAGCGACTGA
- a CDS encoding Glycine/D-amino acid oxidase-like deaminating enzyme, whose translation MQSDVVVLGAGIVGISVALHLQKRGRSVVLLDRRGPAQETSFGNAGLVQSEGVYPYGFPHDFGALLRYGLNRTIDAHYHPSALLDLAPFLWKYWHHSRPARHAEIAKKYATLIAHCVSEHDALAREADATQFFKRDGWFKVFRTPQQRDIRLAEAERWHREFGLRYRALDLPTLEAEEPHLAPVLIGGLHWTEPTTINDPHGLAVAYFKHFEALGGRYVQGNAATLENVGQGWRLVTPHGPLTAGTAVVALGPWADMVTKPLGYRLPLAVKRGYHMHYRPAGDAKLNHPVLDTERGYFLVPMARGIRLTTGAEFARRDGMKTPVQLARAEPIAREFFPLAERLDNEPWMGARPCTPDMMPIIGKAPRHPNLWFSFGHAHHGLTLGPVTGRLVAEMVTGEAPFVDPTPFRVDRF comes from the coding sequence ATGCAATCTGACGTCGTGGTGCTCGGCGCGGGCATCGTTGGTATTTCCGTCGCTCTTCATCTCCAGAAGCGTGGTCGCTCCGTTGTTCTCCTCGATCGCCGCGGTCCGGCGCAGGAAACCTCCTTTGGCAATGCCGGACTGGTGCAGAGCGAGGGGGTCTACCCCTACGGCTTTCCGCATGATTTCGGCGCGCTGCTGCGCTACGGCCTCAACCGCACCATCGATGCGCATTATCACCCGTCGGCGCTGCTCGATCTCGCGCCCTTCCTGTGGAAATACTGGCATCATTCCCGTCCGGCGCGCCATGCGGAGATCGCCAAGAAATACGCGACCCTGATCGCCCATTGCGTGTCCGAGCACGACGCCTTGGCGCGGGAGGCGGATGCCACGCAGTTCTTCAAGCGCGACGGCTGGTTCAAGGTCTTCCGCACACCGCAGCAGCGCGATATCAGGCTGGCCGAGGCCGAGCGCTGGCATCGGGAGTTCGGGCTCCGCTATCGGGCCCTCGACTTGCCGACGCTTGAGGCGGAAGAGCCGCATCTCGCTCCCGTCCTGATCGGCGGGCTGCACTGGACCGAGCCGACGACGATCAATGACCCGCATGGGCTGGCCGTTGCCTATTTCAAGCATTTCGAGGCTCTCGGCGGCCGTTATGTCCAGGGCAATGCCGCAACCCTCGAGAATGTCGGGCAAGGCTGGCGTCTCGTCACGCCGCACGGGCCGCTCACGGCGGGCACGGCCGTCGTGGCGCTGGGGCCATGGGCGGATATGGTGACGAAGCCGCTCGGCTACCGGCTGCCGCTCGCCGTCAAGCGCGGGTATCATATGCACTACCGGCCAGCGGGTGACGCCAAGCTGAACCATCCCGTGCTCGACACGGAGCGCGGCTATTTCCTGGTGCCGATGGCGCGCGGCATCCGCTTGACCACGGGCGCCGAATTCGCCCGCCGCGACGGCATGAAGACGCCGGTGCAGCTTGCGCGGGCCGAGCCCATCGCGCGGGAGTTCTTCCCGCTCGCTGAGCGGCTCGACAACGAGCCCTGGATGGGCGCGCGGCCCTGCACGCCGGACATGATGCCCATCATCGGCAAGGCGCCGCGCCATCCCAATCTCTGGTTCTCCTTCGGCCACGCCCACCACGGCCTTACCCTTGGCCCGGTGACGGGCCGGCTGGTCGCCGAGATGGTCACCGGTGAGGCCCCCTTTGTCGATCCGACTCCCTTCAGGGTCGATCGGTTCTGA